A portion of the Lentimicrobiaceae bacterium genome contains these proteins:
- a CDS encoding T9SS type A sorting domain-containing protein, whose protein sequence is MKHLFLLFGLFVSGFSLFAQDDSIFATVEGNAVTIWHTNVNRNCGSMYDMQYLLNDYHLFVYEKDTGAMAFCYCYFDLSLTIDSLSTGNYDVDVYGINFGNDTIADDTVYYGSTGFSITAGQGMPFRLASYQSTCQSSSVEETPHGNGNALLIFPNPVTDKVSIRLPKNPTAKSGHFDIYDAYGRQVATSVFNSDVPQSIEWNAKDLVPGVYFCRFRCGSGYFYGKFIAGGTER, encoded by the coding sequence ATGAAACACTTATTTTTATTATTCGGATTGTTTGTATCCGGTTTTAGCCTGTTTGCACAGGACGACAGTATCTTTGCCACGGTAGAGGGAAACGCAGTTACCATATGGCATACCAATGTAAATCGAAACTGTGGCTCAATGTACGATATGCAATATTTACTCAACGATTATCACCTTTTTGTTTACGAAAAGGATACAGGTGCAATGGCATTTTGTTATTGTTATTTCGATTTAAGCCTTACCATTGATTCGCTTAGCACTGGCAACTACGATGTTGACGTTTATGGCATCAACTTCGGTAACGATACCATCGCCGACGATACGGTTTATTATGGCTCTACGGGCTTCAGCATTACTGCCGGGCAGGGAATGCCATTCCGCTTGGCTTCTTACCAAAGCACCTGCCAGAGTAGTTCGGTAGAAGAAACCCCGCATGGAAACGGGAATGCACTATTGATTTTTCCCAACCCGGTAACAGATAAAGTTTCTATCCGTTTGCCAAAAAATCCGACTGCCAAATCCGGTCATTTTGATATTTATGATGCCTATGGAAGACAGGTTGCCACTTCTGTTTTCAACAGCGATGTCCCGCAGAGCATCGAATGGAATGCAAAAGACCTTGTACCGGGAGTTTATTTTTGCCGGTTTCGTTGTGGCAGCGGGTATTTTTACGGAAAGTTTATTGCCGGCGGTACAGAACGGTAA
- a CDS encoding response regulator, whose product MNSNDKTIMLVEDNPSDVELTKRALLKEHILNEIIVAENGQEALDYLFRTGKYSDRDISKMPALILLDLKLPLVDGLEVLKRIRADERTRRLLVVMLTSSREEKDLIKGYNLGVNSYICKPVDFNQFVEAVKYLGLYWLVINETPPLSTI is encoded by the coding sequence ATGAATTCCAACGACAAAACTATCATGCTGGTGGAAGATAATCCCAGCGATGTAGAACTGACCAAAAGGGCATTGCTAAAAGAGCACATCCTAAACGAAATTATCGTTGCCGAAAACGGACAGGAAGCCCTTGATTATTTGTTTAGAACAGGAAAATATTCCGACAGAGATATTTCGAAGATGCCAGCTCTTATCCTTCTCGACCTAAAGCTACCACTCGTCGACGGGCTTGAAGTATTGAAACGAATAAGAGCCGATGAACGTACACGTAGATTATTGGTTGTTATGCTCACTTCCTCAAGAGAAGAAAAAGACCTGATAAAAGGGTATAACTTAGGTGTAAATAGTTATATTTGCAAACCTGTTGATTTTAATCAATTTGTCGAAGCAGTTAAATATCTCGGGCTCTATTGGTTAGTTATTAACGAAACGCCCCCTCTTTCAACTATTTAA
- a CDS encoding PAS domain S-box protein, translating into MELPLHILIVEDKENDADLILHNIKKTGSTIVSERVETAVEMLTALEKQSWDVIICDYSLPQFDAPAALRLLQNSGKDIPFIVVSGTIGEETAVEMMKAGAHDYLIKNNLTRLNSVILREMAEAKIRKERKYAIDTLRENEKRYRVFINSTNDMAFLKNKDFKYVIINRANARFFGKDEKGIIGKTDFELMGKTAAEQCRISDRLALTSDSVIISEEHVGEKIYETHKFKVPLPNATFGIGGYIRDITEHKKAQEALEKSEKTLANLISNLPGFIYRCANDPNWTMEYLSDGFLKLTGYSAEEVLGNKRLSFNQIIFPDDRNRLWEKWQIILKDHQLFEDEYHIITKNGTIRNVWERGRGIFRDNQLLYIEGFITDITERKQAEEDVRRERILLRTLIDNLPDIIYVKDKEARKVVANRADLELTGYSSEANLIGKTDMEIFGNEVGIRGYTDDISILQTGNPIINREEDFYDPKGIQRWLITSKIPLRDELGNIIGLVGMGHDITERKKTEKALIESEERFRSLYENATIGLYRTTPDGQIMLANPTLVQMLGFDSLEDLKKRNISEEGYALDYQRKTFQDTIEKQGYVHGLEYAWKRKDGTNIFIRESSRLIQDKNGKSLYYEGTVEDITESKHAEQLQKVLFNISNAAISTNNLKELIETIKQQLSTLLDTSNFYVAFYDETTGMFSSPYYSDEKDAIETWPAEKSLTGCIIKYNKPMLITDKEYLEMNKKGEVNLIGEPSKIWLGVPLQVEGKAIGAFVVQSYDDVNAYSEKDKNTLEFVSHQISIAIQRTKAMQDLKAALAKAEESDRLKSAFLANMSHEIRTPMNGILGFADLLNDDSIPPDEKRRFINIIKNNGQHLLSIINDIIDISKIDSNQLKITNVNFNLNHLLDELFIAYQNEIVQKGKTEITLQLDKTLPDAQSQIISDNIRLRQILFNLISNSLKFTKSGFIRFGYSLSENNLQFFVSDTGKGIAKDKQSIIFERFRQEEETHTRQFGGTGLGLSISKALIELMGGKIWLTSEEREGSAFYFTIPYTPFVAQPEPSREKSHQKNDFDFSDKTILVADDVPVNLDLVKVYLKKTQASLLFANDGKEALEICKNNPAVDLVLMDIQMPVMNGYEATREIRKLNKDLPVIAFTAYVFANDKVQCLEAGCNDFIPKPMDKNLLLKMLSKYL; encoded by the coding sequence ATGGAACTACCGCTACATATACTGATTGTCGAAGATAAAGAAAATGACGCAGACTTAATCCTTCATAATATTAAAAAAACCGGCTCCACTATTGTTTCTGAACGTGTGGAAACTGCCGTTGAAATGCTTACAGCCCTTGAAAAACAATCTTGGGATGTTATCATCTGCGATTACAGCTTGCCACAATTTGATGCTCCGGCTGCACTCCGGCTACTCCAAAATTCCGGAAAAGATATTCCTTTTATTGTTGTTTCCGGAACCATAGGCGAAGAAACCGCAGTTGAAATGATGAAAGCCGGTGCACACGACTACCTGATAAAAAACAATCTTACCCGCCTGAACTCAGTTATTTTGCGCGAAATGGCCGAAGCCAAAATAAGGAAAGAACGCAAATATGCCATAGATACCCTGCGCGAAAATGAAAAAAGATATCGCGTTTTTATCAATTCCACCAACGACATGGCATTTTTAAAAAACAAAGATTTTAAATACGTGATTATTAACCGGGCTAATGCACGGTTTTTCGGAAAAGATGAAAAGGGCATCATAGGAAAAACCGATTTCGAACTGATGGGGAAAACGGCTGCCGAACAATGTCGTATATCTGATCGTTTGGCACTCACTTCTGATTCTGTAATCATCAGTGAAGAACATGTTGGCGAAAAAATATATGAAACGCACAAATTCAAAGTGCCCCTGCCCAACGCTACCTTTGGAATTGGGGGCTACATCCGTGATATTACCGAACATAAAAAAGCTCAGGAAGCACTCGAAAAAAGTGAAAAGACATTAGCAAATCTCATAAGTAATTTGCCCGGTTTTATCTACCGCTGTGCCAACGACCCAAACTGGACCATGGAATACCTTAGCGACGGATTTCTGAAGCTCACCGGATATTCCGCTGAAGAAGTCCTGGGCAACAAACGGCTCTCGTTTAACCAAATAATCTTTCCTGACGACAGAAACAGATTGTGGGAAAAATGGCAGATTATCCTGAAAGATCATCAGCTTTTCGAAGATGAATACCATATTATTACTAAAAACGGCACCATCCGAAATGTTTGGGAACGCGGACGGGGAATTTTCCGGGATAACCAATTACTCTATATCGAAGGATTCATCACCGACATCACCGAACGGAAGCAGGCGGAGGAAGACGTAAGACGCGAACGCATCCTGCTTCGTACATTAATTGATAACCTGCCGGATATCATTTATGTAAAAGATAAGGAAGCCCGCAAAGTTGTTGCCAACCGCGCCGATTTAGAATTAACCGGCTACTCTTCCGAAGCCAATCTCATTGGAAAAACCGATATGGAAATCTTTGGCAATGAAGTCGGAATTCGGGGATATACCGACGACATAAGCATCCTGCAAACCGGCAACCCAATAATTAATCGCGAAGAAGATTTTTATGACCCCAAAGGCATTCAACGATGGCTTATTACCTCTAAAATACCTCTGCGCGACGAACTTGGTAATATCATTGGATTAGTCGGCATGGGCCACGACATTACCGAACGTAAAAAAACAGAAAAAGCCTTAATTGAAAGCGAAGAGCGCTTCCGTAGCCTTTACGAAAACGCTACCATTGGTTTGTACCGGACGACTCCCGACGGGCAGATTATGCTTGCAAACCCTACTCTGGTTCAAATGCTCGGGTTCGACTCTCTGGAAGATTTGAAAAAACGGAATATTTCCGAAGAAGGCTACGCATTAGATTATCAACGCAAAACCTTTCAGGATACTATTGAAAAACAAGGATATGTTCACGGATTGGAATATGCCTGGAAACGCAAAGACGGCACCAATATCTTTATTCGCGAAAGTTCCCGGCTCATCCAGGATAAAAATGGCAAATCCCTGTATTACGAAGGGACAGTGGAAGACATTACCGAAAGCAAACATGCCGAACAATTACAAAAAGTGCTGTTCAATATTTCGAATGCGGCAATTTCCACCAACAACCTGAAAGAACTAATTGAAACAATAAAGCAGCAACTTAGTACACTCCTTGATACAAGCAACTTTTATGTCGCTTTTTATGATGAAACTACAGGAATGTTTTCTTCCCCTTATTATAGCGATGAGAAAGATGCTATCGAAACCTGGCCTGCCGAAAAATCGCTTACCGGTTGTATTATAAAATATAATAAGCCAATGCTTATAACCGATAAGGAATATCTTGAAATGAATAAAAAAGGGGAAGTTAATCTTATCGGCGAACCTTCTAAAATCTGGCTTGGCGTCCCGTTACAAGTAGAGGGTAAAGCAATAGGAGCCTTTGTTGTACAAAGCTATGATGATGTCAATGCTTACAGCGAGAAAGACAAAAATACCCTTGAATTTGTTTCACACCAAATCAGCATTGCTATTCAACGTACTAAAGCAATGCAGGATTTAAAAGCAGCCCTCGCCAAAGCCGAAGAAAGCGATAGGCTAAAATCTGCTTTTCTTGCCAACATGTCGCACGAAATACGCACGCCCATGAACGGAATTCTTGGTTTTGCCGATCTGTTGAACGACGATTCTATCCCGCCCGATGAAAAACGTCGTTTTATCAACATTATCAAAAACAACGGACAGCATCTTCTTTCAATTATCAACGATATCATTGATATTTCAAAAATCGACAGCAATCAGCTTAAAATAACTAACGTAAATTTCAACCTGAACCATTTGCTCGACGAGTTATTCATTGCGTATCAAAACGAAATTGTTCAGAAAGGGAAAACGGAAATTACCCTGCAACTCGACAAGACGTTACCGGATGCACAAAGTCAAATTATTTCTGATAATATTCGCTTACGGCAAATTCTGTTCAATCTGATAAGCAATAGCCTTAAATTCACTAAAAGTGGATTTATCCGTTTTGGTTATTCCCTTTCGGAAAACAACCTGCAATTTTTTGTTAGTGATACTGGAAAAGGCATTGCCAAAGATAAACAATCCATCATCTTTGAACGTTTTAGACAAGAAGAAGAAACCCATACCCGGCAGTTTGGGGGTACAGGTTTAGGGTTATCCATTTCTAAAGCGCTGATCGAACTGATGGGAGGAAAAATATGGCTGACTTCAGAAGAAAGAGAAGGCTCGGCTTTCTATTTTACCATTCCATACACTCCTTTCGTAGCCCAACCGGAACCAAGTCGTGAAAAGAGCCATCAAAAAAACGATTTCGATTTTAGCGACAAAACCATTTTGGTAGCGGACGATGTTCCGGTTAATCTCGATTTAGTTAAGGTATATCTGAAAAAAACGCAAGCCTCCCTGCTTTTTGCCAACGATGGTAAGGAAGCTCTCGAAATCTGCAAAAACAATCCGGCGGTGGATTTGGTTTTGATGGATATTCAAATGCCGGTGATGAACGGATATGAAGCTACCCGCGAGATACGCAAGCTCAATAAAGATTTGCCGGTAATCGCTTTTACGGCTTATGTTTTTGCTAACGATAAGGTTCAGTGTCTCGAAGCCGGATGCAACGATTTTATCCCAAAACCTATGGATAAAAACCTTCTTCTGAAAATGTTGAGTAAATATTTATAA